A genomic region of Rana temporaria chromosome 4 unlocalized genomic scaffold, aRanTem1.1 chr4a, whole genome shotgun sequence contains the following coding sequences:
- the LOC120921720 gene encoding putative nuclease HARBI1, with amino-acid sequence MEVEDITLTAITAVAAAAVYVAQDRIRNVRRRQPGVFRKRTILDDLSEMDIEEMFRLNRQGVMEVYQLIADDIEPLSARNYAIPAMVRLLAVLNFLATGNFQPSCARLIGISRPSLSRFLKPVLKSIKKHMAKYIHFPATMEEWQELKVGFFRQGGMPNCLGAIDCTHIALIPPHNREEQFRNRKCYHSLNVQVVVDSHQRIMSIRSGFPGSCHDSHILRQSALFDRFEQGNMPEGWLVGDAGYGCRSWLLTPLSNPQTAAEVRYNSVHIRTRSVIERTFGMWKSTFRCLSKTGGFLQHSPELVSDIIIVCAILHNIALASNVDLHINNDLPPEIPALPAASEDSSEQGNLIRQSLIQNYFRTRETGTTH; translated from the exons ATGGAGGTGGAAGATATAACCCTTACAGCCATAACAGCTGTTGCAGCGGCAGCTGTGTATGTAGCCCAGGATAGAATCAGAAACGTTAGACGCAGACAGCCTGGTGTCTTCAGAAAACGTACCATCTTGGATGACCTGTCCGAAATGGACATTGAGGAGATGTTTAGGCTGAATCGCCAGGGGGTCATGGAGGTGTACCAACTAATAGCCGATGACATAGAACCACTGTCAGCGCGAAACTACGCCATTCCAGCCATGGTCAGGCTATTGGCGGTTTTAAACTTTTTAGCCACAGGAAATTTCCAACCCTCCTGTGCTCGGCTAATTGGAATAAGTCGTCCCAGTCTCTCTAGGTTCCTGAAACCTGTTCTGAAATCAATTAAGAAACATATGGCGAAGTACATCCATTTCCCTGCAaccatggaagagtggcaagagttGAAGGTCGGATTTTTTCGACAAGGAGGGATGCCTAATTGCCTGGGAGCCATAGATTGTACTCATATTGCGCTGATACCACCACACAATAGGGAGGAGCAGTTTCGCAATAGGAAATGCTACCATTCCTTAAATGTGCAAGTTGTGGTGGACTCCCACCAGCGCATTATGAGTATCAGATCTGGGTTTCCCGGAAGTTGCCACGACAGCCATATCCTGCGGCAGTCAGCTCTCTTTGATCGATTTGAACAAGGAAACATGCCTGAGGGCTGGCTGGTGG GAGACGCAGGATATGGCTGTAGGTCATGGTTGCTGACGCCTCTGTCGAATCCTCAGACCGCAGCCGAGGTTAGATATAATAGTGTACATATACGCACCCGCTCAGTTATTGAGAGGACTTTCGGAATGTGGAAATCAACATTCCGATGCCTCTCAAAAACTGGCGGGTTTTTGCAGCACTCTCCGGAACTGGTGTCCGATATCATTATTGTTTGTGCAATTCTACATAATATTGCTCTTGCAAGCAATGTAGACTTGCACATCAATAATGATCTGCCACCAGAAATACCGGCCCTCCCGGCTGCCTCTGAGGATTCCTCAGAGCAAGGAAATTTGATTCGTCAGAGTCTTATTCAGAACTATTTCAgg ACCCGAGAAACTGGGACGACTCATTAG
- the LOC120921728 gene encoding myb-related transcription factor, partner of profilin-like isoform X2 has protein sequence MEGLKKKRVAKFTYTQNCVLVSRVVNNWDRLYGQRSQMLSQSKKDAIWSSIVEQVNASGDIARTISSCKRRMVDIKNLLKKKMTAVAKHQRGTGGGPPVDVNFTIYEEELKGCLGPDTILGVPGEYDSDTHMLQEPLNEEETANDHEVQPVQEGDHTLMLFTDDDSTQILVEYEVMEDSNLCAPEEVQNEEDPQPGPSHPDQLENVTHNNDGAVDAVPLTNQEEERVEVAPAINSSSGPIRVPRGRRRRQLIADRVEAAGNASVQLEQTLHSLREGLRDRQTTQDSILTSIVGEMRRSNENMERLTTAVLQQQIIFKEMLEEHKKMSLALMHLVGHMTLPPQQLARMDD, from the exons ATGGAGGGTCTGAAAAAAAAGAGGGTTGCCAAATTTACATACACACAAAATTGCGTGCTTGTGTCACGTGTTGTTAACAACTGGGATCGGCTTTATGGTCAAAGATCTCAGATGCTGTCGCAATCCAAAAAGGATGCTATATGGAGTAGCATAGTGGAACAAGTAAATGCATCCGGGGATATCGCACGAACCATCAGCTCCTGCAAACGCCGCATGGTGGATATAAAaaatctactaaaaaaaaaaatgaccgccgTTGCAAAGCACCAAAGAGGCACAGGAGGAGGCCCACCAGTGGATGTGAATTTCACTATATACGAGGAGGAATTAAAGGGGTGCCTTGGGCCAGATACCATCCTTGGAGTACCAGGAGAATATGACTCCGATACCCATA TGCTACAAGAACCATTAAATGAGGAAGAGACTGCCAACGACCACGAGGTGCAACCCGTGCAAGAGGGAGATCACACCCTAATGCTGTTTACTGATGACG atAGCACTCAAATTTTGGTGGAGTATGAAGTGATGGAGGATTCAAACCTGTGTG CTCCTGAAGAAGTGCAAAACGAAGAGGATCCACAACCTGGACCGTCACATCCTG ATCAGCTGGAAAATGTAACCCACAATAATGATGGAGCAGTGGATGCTGTACCTCTAACAA ATCAAGAAGAAGAAAGGGTGGAAGTCGCACCAGCTATTAATTCGTCTTCTGGCCCTATACGGGTTCCaagaggaaggagaaggcggCAATTGATAGCTGACAGAGTAGAGGCAGCTGGTAATGCCTCTGTTCAGTTAGAGCAAACATTACATTCATTAAGGGAAGGTTTAAGGGATAGACAAACTACCCAAGATTCGATTTTGACCTCCATTGTTGGAGAAATGAGGCGGTCCAATGAAAACATGGAGCGTCTTACTACGGCAGTTTTGCAGCAGCAAATAATTTTCAAAGAGATGCTAGAAGAgcataaaaaaatgtcccttgcTCTTATGCATCTGGTTGGCCATATGACGCTACCACCCCAACAACTGGCCCGAATGGATGATTGA
- the LOC120921728 gene encoding uncharacterized protein LOC120921728 isoform X1: MEGLKKKRVAKFTYTQNCVLVSRVVNNWDRLYGQRSQMLSQSKKDAIWSSIVEQVNASGDIARTISSCKRRMVDIKNLLKKKMTAVAKHQRGTGGGPPVDVNFTIYEEELKGCLGPDTILGVPGEYDSDTHMLQEPLNEEETANDHEVQPVQEGDHTLMLFTDDDSTQILVEYEVMEDSNLCAPEEVQNEEDPQPGPSHPADQLENVTHNNDGAVDAVPLTNQEEERVEVAPAINSSSGPIRVPRGRRRRQLIADRVEAAGNASVQLEQTLHSLREGLRDRQTTQDSILTSIVGEMRRSNENMERLTTAVLQQQIIFKEMLEEHKKMSLALMHLVGHMTLPPQQLARMDD, encoded by the exons ATGGAGGGTCTGAAAAAAAAGAGGGTTGCCAAATTTACATACACACAAAATTGCGTGCTTGTGTCACGTGTTGTTAACAACTGGGATCGGCTTTATGGTCAAAGATCTCAGATGCTGTCGCAATCCAAAAAGGATGCTATATGGAGTAGCATAGTGGAACAAGTAAATGCATCCGGGGATATCGCACGAACCATCAGCTCCTGCAAACGCCGCATGGTGGATATAAAaaatctactaaaaaaaaaaatgaccgccgTTGCAAAGCACCAAAGAGGCACAGGAGGAGGCCCACCAGTGGATGTGAATTTCACTATATACGAGGAGGAATTAAAGGGGTGCCTTGGGCCAGATACCATCCTTGGAGTACCAGGAGAATATGACTCCGATACCCATA TGCTACAAGAACCATTAAATGAGGAAGAGACTGCCAACGACCACGAGGTGCAACCCGTGCAAGAGGGAGATCACACCCTAATGCTGTTTACTGATGACG atAGCACTCAAATTTTGGTGGAGTATGAAGTGATGGAGGATTCAAACCTGTGTG CTCCTGAAGAAGTGCAAAACGAAGAGGATCCACAACCTGGACCGTCACATCCTG CAGATCAGCTGGAAAATGTAACCCACAATAATGATGGAGCAGTGGATGCTGTACCTCTAACAA ATCAAGAAGAAGAAAGGGTGGAAGTCGCACCAGCTATTAATTCGTCTTCTGGCCCTATACGGGTTCCaagaggaaggagaaggcggCAATTGATAGCTGACAGAGTAGAGGCAGCTGGTAATGCCTCTGTTCAGTTAGAGCAAACATTACATTCATTAAGGGAAGGTTTAAGGGATAGACAAACTACCCAAGATTCGATTTTGACCTCCATTGTTGGAGAAATGAGGCGGTCCAATGAAAACATGGAGCGTCTTACTACGGCAGTTTTGCAGCAGCAAATAATTTTCAAAGAGATGCTAGAAGAgcataaaaaaatgtcccttgcTCTTATGCATCTGGTTGGCCATATGACGCTACCACCCCAACAACTGGCCCGAATGGATGATTGA